From Skermanella sp. TT6, a single genomic window includes:
- a CDS encoding amidohydrolase family protein — protein sequence MTERSIACIGLLEGGDYDLRGPCRLSLDGGRIAGVAGIDGEADPLFALPVPVNAHDHGRPVRSSSFGAAGKPLELWLQYLALLPAVDPYLAAAASLGRSALGGAGAVMVHHTRVQGLTPLPREAAEVARAAADIGVRIGFAVAMKDRNPLVYGPSEEVLALLPEDARREVARRTGTAPMSVEDQIRLVEEVAGAAAGDMVDVQYGPTGVQWCTPGLLRAVAEASARTGRRVHMHCLETRYQRDWADRNFPEGMISFLKGIGLLSPRLTLAHCTWARPEELDLIAESGATIAVNTGSNLGIRSGIAPVAEMVARGCKVALGLDGLTLDEDDDALGEMRLANALHRGWGFDTAIDETAMLRIALANGRAAVTGRDEGGAIEPGAPADLLLLDAGKLDSDRLVPDLSPRDLLFARAGAGHVAEVIVAGRTIVRRGKVTGIDHDAVQAELLDRLRHGIRGNDALRAALPELGRALHRHFGAAPCC from the coding sequence ATGACGGAAAGATCCATCGCCTGCATCGGCCTGCTCGAGGGCGGGGACTACGACCTGCGGGGGCCGTGCCGCCTCTCGCTGGACGGCGGCCGGATCGCCGGCGTCGCGGGGATCGACGGGGAGGCCGACCCGCTCTTCGCCCTGCCGGTGCCGGTCAACGCCCACGACCATGGCCGGCCGGTGCGGTCCAGTTCCTTCGGGGCGGCGGGCAAGCCGCTGGAACTCTGGCTCCAGTACCTGGCGCTGCTGCCGGCGGTGGACCCCTATCTGGCCGCCGCCGCTTCGCTGGGCCGCAGCGCCCTGGGCGGGGCCGGAGCCGTCATGGTCCACCATACGCGGGTGCAGGGGCTGACCCCCCTGCCCCGGGAAGCCGCCGAGGTCGCCCGCGCCGCCGCCGACATCGGGGTGCGGATCGGCTTCGCGGTGGCGATGAAGGACCGCAACCCGCTGGTCTACGGCCCGTCGGAGGAGGTGCTGGCCCTGCTGCCGGAGGACGCCCGCCGCGAGGTCGCCCGGCGGACCGGCACCGCCCCGATGTCCGTGGAGGACCAGATCCGCCTGGTCGAGGAGGTGGCCGGCGCCGCGGCCGGCGACATGGTGGACGTGCAGTATGGGCCGACCGGCGTCCAGTGGTGCACGCCCGGGCTGCTGCGCGCCGTCGCCGAGGCCTCCGCCCGGACCGGACGGCGGGTCCATATGCACTGCCTGGAGACGCGCTACCAGCGGGACTGGGCGGACCGGAACTTTCCCGAGGGAATGATCTCCTTCCTGAAGGGGATCGGACTTCTGTCGCCGCGCCTGACCCTGGCCCACTGCACCTGGGCGCGGCCGGAGGAGCTGGACCTGATCGCCGAATCAGGCGCCACGATCGCGGTCAACACGGGCTCCAACCTGGGCATCCGGTCGGGCATCGCGCCGGTGGCCGAGATGGTCGCGCGCGGCTGCAAGGTCGCCTTGGGACTGGACGGGCTGACGCTGGACGAGGACGACGACGCGCTGGGCGAGATGCGCCTCGCCAACGCGCTGCACCGCGGCTGGGGTTTCGACACGGCGATCGACGAGACGGCGATGCTGCGGATCGCCCTGGCCAACGGGCGCGCCGCGGTGACCGGGCGGGACGAGGGCGGCGCCATCGAACCGGGGGCGCCCGCCGACCTGCTGCTGCTCGACGCCGGGAAGCTGGATTCCGACCGGCTGGTGCCGGACCTGTCGCCGCGCGACCTGCTGTTCGCCCGGGCCGGCGCCGGCCATGTCGCCGAGGTGATCGTGGCGGGACGGACGATCGTGCGGCGGGGCAAGGTCACCGGAATCGACCACGACGCCGTCCAGGCCGAGCTGCTGGACCGGCTGCGCCACGGCATCCGCGGGAACGACGCCCTGCGGGCCGCGCTGCCGGAACTGGGCCGCGCGCTGCATCGTCATTTCGGGGCGGCACCCTGCTGCTGA
- a CDS encoding ring-opening amidohydrolase has product MASGIRPGVAVHRVATTGPDDVAGLERLVRAGDLDPAGIVAILGKTEGNGCVNDFSRGFATQSLKLFLQGHVGREAAGRVCLVMSGGTEGALSPHWIVFERRESDEPAHGPALAMGSAITPDLPPEHLGRRAQVEMVARGVADAMERAGIADPAEVHFVQIKCPLLTAARVAEAEARGSATATRDTLKSMGLSRGASALGVAAALGELAIGEIPDDAIGTDMGLWSGRASTSAGIELMGHEILVLGMSPDWTGPLAIDHGVMRDAADIGPVRAALARLGLGASGQLDAPARARVRAVLAKAEASRTGNVRGLRHTMLDDSDISATRHARAFVAGVLAGTVGMTDLFVSGGAEHQGPDGGGPVAIIAERG; this is encoded by the coding sequence ATGGCATCAGGAATTCGCCCCGGCGTCGCGGTCCACCGCGTCGCGACGACCGGCCCCGACGACGTCGCCGGGCTGGAACGGCTGGTCCGGGCGGGCGACCTGGACCCGGCCGGGATCGTCGCGATCCTGGGCAAGACGGAAGGCAACGGCTGCGTCAACGACTTCAGCCGGGGCTTCGCGACCCAGAGCCTCAAGCTGTTCCTCCAGGGGCATGTAGGGCGGGAGGCGGCCGGGCGCGTCTGCCTGGTCATGTCCGGCGGGACCGAGGGCGCGCTTTCCCCCCACTGGATCGTGTTCGAGCGCCGGGAGTCGGATGAGCCGGCGCACGGCCCGGCGCTCGCCATGGGAAGCGCCATCACCCCCGACCTGCCGCCCGAGCATCTGGGCCGCCGCGCCCAGGTGGAGATGGTCGCCCGGGGAGTTGCCGACGCCATGGAGCGGGCGGGCATCGCCGATCCGGCCGAGGTGCATTTCGTGCAGATAAAATGCCCGCTGCTGACGGCCGCCCGCGTCGCCGAGGCCGAGGCCCGGGGCAGCGCCACCGCCACGCGCGACACCCTCAAGTCCATGGGACTGTCGCGCGGCGCCAGCGCCCTGGGCGTCGCCGCGGCGCTGGGCGAACTGGCGATCGGGGAGATCCCCGACGATGCCATCGGCACGGACATGGGCCTGTGGTCCGGGCGGGCCAGCACCTCCGCGGGGATCGAGCTGATGGGCCACGAGATCCTGGTGCTCGGCATGAGCCCGGACTGGACCGGCCCGCTCGCCATCGACCATGGGGTGATGCGGGACGCCGCCGACATCGGACCGGTGCGCGCGGCGCTGGCGCGGCTGGGCCTCGGTGCGAGCGGGCAGCTCGATGCGCCGGCAAGGGCGCGGGTCAGGGCCGTGCTCGCCAAGGCGGAGGCGTCGCGGACCGGCAACGTCCGGGGACTGCGGCACACGATGCTGGACGACAGCGACATCTCGGCGACCCGGCACGCCCGCGCCTTCGTCGCCGGCGTGCTGGCCGGGACGGTCGGCATGACGGACCTGTTCGTCTCCGGCGGGGCCGAGCACCAGGGACCGGACGGCGGCGGACCGGTCGCGATCATCGCGGAGCGGGGCTGA
- a CDS encoding acetamidase/formamidase family protein — protein MADRIELLPEPGTVHWGHFDAALAPVAEIAGGDTVVIHTVSGGRDDLPPAGSGMTVRPEHRRIHDAVAPDLGPHIMTGPVAVRGAEPGDALRIEVLDVALREDWGFNLIRPGAGTLPDRFPDHRRIHLPIDRAAGTVLTPWGLEIPARPFFGVMGTAPPPHLGRLTSIVPGAFGGNIDNKELTAGSVLYLPVWTEGALFSAGDGHAAQGDGEVCLTAVETGLTGTFRIDLVKRAGLSFPRAETPGHLIAMGFDEDLDEAARMALIEMIGLITERTSLSEEDAYRLCSLAADLRVTQLVNRRKGIHAMLGRWALGTKQTP, from the coding sequence ATGGCCGACCGGATCGAACTCCTCCCCGAACCCGGAACGGTCCACTGGGGCCATTTCGACGCGGCGCTGGCACCGGTCGCCGAGATCGCCGGCGGCGACACCGTCGTCATCCATACCGTGAGCGGCGGCCGGGACGACCTGCCGCCGGCCGGCTCCGGCATGACGGTCCGGCCCGAGCACCGGCGCATCCATGACGCCGTCGCGCCGGACCTGGGGCCGCACATCATGACCGGCCCGGTCGCCGTCCGGGGGGCCGAACCGGGCGACGCGCTCCGGATCGAGGTCCTGGACGTGGCGCTGCGCGAGGACTGGGGCTTCAACCTGATCCGGCCGGGCGCCGGAACCCTGCCCGACCGGTTCCCCGATCACCGGCGGATCCACCTGCCGATCGACCGGGCCGCCGGGACGGTGCTGACGCCCTGGGGGCTGGAGATCCCGGCCCGCCCCTTCTTCGGCGTGATGGGCACCGCGCCGCCGCCACACCTGGGGCGGCTCACCTCGATCGTTCCCGGCGCCTTCGGCGGCAACATCGACAACAAGGAGCTGACGGCAGGATCGGTCCTGTACCTGCCGGTCTGGACGGAGGGCGCGCTGTTCTCCGCCGGGGACGGCCACGCCGCCCAGGGCGACGGGGAGGTCTGCCTGACGGCGGTGGAGACCGGCCTGACCGGAACCTTCCGCATCGATCTGGTCAAGCGGGCGGGATTGTCGTTTCCCCGGGCGGAAACGCCGGGCCACCTCATCGCCATGGGCTTCGACGAGGACCTGGACGAGGCCGCGCGCATGGCGCTGATCGAGATGATCGGGCTGATCACCGAACGCACCTCGCTGTCGGAGGAGGACGCCTATCGGCTGTGCAGCCTTGCCGCCGACCTGCGCGTCACGCAATTGGTGAACCGGCGCAAGGGCATCCATGCCATGCTGGGACGCTGGGCGCTCGGAACGAAACAAACCCCCTGA
- a CDS encoding DUF3830 family protein produces the protein MEKLKVTINEMVFDARLELQAAPKTCAAFIERLPFDSQVVHVRWSGEGVWIPLGDYDFGVGYENHTSYPAPGQIILYPGGISETEILLAYGGVHFASKMGQLAGNHFITLTSGLENLPEVGRLALWQGAQKIRFEAA, from the coding sequence ATGGAAAAGCTTAAGGTCACCATCAACGAGATGGTCTTCGACGCGCGGCTGGAACTCCAGGCGGCGCCGAAGACCTGCGCCGCCTTCATCGAACGCCTGCCGTTCGACTCCCAGGTCGTCCATGTCCGCTGGAGCGGCGAGGGCGTCTGGATCCCGCTCGGCGACTACGATTTCGGCGTGGGCTACGAGAACCATACCAGCTACCCGGCGCCGGGACAGATCATCCTGTATCCCGGCGGGATCAGCGAGACCGAGATCCTGCTGGCCTATGGCGGCGTGCATTTCGCCAGCAAGATGGGTCAGCTGGCCGGCAACCACTTCATCACCCTGACCTCGGGACTGGAGAACCTGCCCGAGGTCGGCCGTCTCGCCCTGTGGCAGGGCGCCCAGAAGATCAGGTTCGAGGCGGCGTGA
- a CDS encoding ABC transporter ATP-binding protein, with translation MQDRETQLELTGIAKSFRTRTGTVPVVNDLTFKIHERDFVSIIGPSGCGKTTIFNMIAGLLEPDAGTMRFRGEVVAGLRGHIGYMMQKDLLFPWRTVLQNALLGLEMRDVDPRVAQERAREYLAAFGLAGFENAYPSTLSGGQRQRVALIRTLVMDPDILLLDEPFSALDYQTRLHLEGVLVDAVEKSGKTVILITHDVDEAVALSKRVVVLSGRPSRVKAVHDIDIASHSPVESRSDPHFSQYFNLLCSELDIQTR, from the coding sequence ATGCAGGACAGAGAAACGCAACTGGAGCTGACCGGCATCGCGAAGTCATTCCGGACCCGGACGGGCACGGTACCGGTCGTCAACGACCTGACGTTCAAGATCCATGAACGGGACTTCGTCAGCATCATCGGGCCGTCGGGCTGCGGCAAGACCACGATCTTCAACATGATCGCCGGCCTGCTGGAGCCGGATGCCGGCACCATGCGCTTCCGGGGCGAGGTGGTCGCCGGCCTGCGCGGCCATATCGGCTACATGATGCAGAAGGACCTGCTGTTTCCCTGGCGCACCGTGCTCCAGAATGCCCTGCTGGGGCTGGAGATGCGCGACGTCGACCCGCGCGTCGCCCAGGAGCGGGCACGCGAATACCTCGCCGCCTTCGGCCTCGCCGGATTCGAGAACGCCTATCCCAGCACCCTGTCCGGCGGGCAGCGCCAGCGGGTCGCGCTGATCAGGACGCTGGTCATGGACCCCGACATCCTGCTGCTGGACGAGCCCTTCTCGGCGCTCGACTACCAGACCCGCCTCCACCTGGAAGGCGTGCTGGTCGATGCCGTGGAGAAGTCCGGCAAGACGGTCATCCTGATCACCCATGACGTGGACGAGGCCGTGGCGCTGTCGAAGCGCGTGGTCGTGCTGAGCGGGCGGCCGTCGCGGGTGAAGGCGGTCCACGACATCGACATCGCCAGCCATTCGCCCGTGGAATCGCGGAGCGACCCGCACTTCTCCCAGTATTTCAACCTGCTGTGCAGCGAACTCGACATCCAGACCCGCTGA
- a CDS encoding ABC transporter permease gives MTMTASRIQASAKALPGRARSRFSPGEAGGGLARAGIQVLAVAAFFAAWEIGVRTGTISGFLVGQPSGIFANFGRFIADGSLFVDAGYTALEAIVGFAIGTLVGTTLGLSLWYSENVARIVEPFVIALNSVPKIALAPLIILWFGTGYSAKIALVIAMTAIVALITAYQAARDSDKDLQRLLASMGADKHRIFYKAVIPSSLPAVIATFRINIGFALVGAVVGEFISSQHGLGHLVFTASNLYDLNTVWVGLFSLMILGFALYHLVNFIERRVLPWKQEQTSRQVAA, from the coding sequence ATGACAATGACCGCTTCACGCATCCAGGCTTCGGCCAAAGCCCTGCCGGGCCGGGCCCGGTCGCGTTTTTCCCCGGGGGAGGCCGGCGGCGGGCTGGCCCGGGCGGGCATCCAGGTGCTGGCGGTGGCGGCCTTCTTCGCCGCCTGGGAGATCGGCGTCAGGACCGGCACGATCTCCGGCTTCCTGGTCGGGCAGCCGTCCGGGATCTTCGCCAATTTCGGCCGTTTCATCGCCGACGGGTCGCTGTTCGTCGATGCCGGCTACACCGCGCTGGAAGCCATCGTCGGCTTCGCCATCGGGACGCTCGTGGGCACGACGCTCGGCCTGTCCCTGTGGTACTCGGAGAATGTCGCGCGCATCGTCGAACCCTTCGTGATCGCGCTCAACAGCGTGCCGAAGATCGCGCTGGCGCCCCTGATCATCCTGTGGTTCGGCACCGGCTATTCCGCGAAGATCGCGCTGGTCATCGCGATGACCGCGATCGTCGCACTGATCACCGCCTATCAGGCGGCGCGGGATTCGGACAAGGACCTTCAGCGGCTGCTGGCCTCCATGGGCGCCGACAAGCACCGGATCTTCTACAAGGCGGTGATCCCGTCGTCGCTTCCGGCCGTCATCGCGACCTTCCGGATCAATATCGGCTTCGCGCTGGTCGGCGCGGTGGTCGGCGAATTCATTTCCTCCCAGCACGGGCTGGGGCACCTCGTCTTCACCGCGTCCAACCTCTACGACCTCAACACGGTCTGGGTTGGGCTCTTCTCGCTGATGATCCTGGGCTTCGCCCTCTACCACCTCGTCAACTTCATCGAACGGCGCGTCCTGCCCTGGAAGCAGGAGCAGACCTCCCGGCAGGTCGCGGCCTGA
- a CDS encoding ABC transporter substrate-binding protein — protein sequence MKKLVAALASAALLSFTTPALAQGGAKTDVTISQAFQSLLYLPLYVGMEKGFFAEEGLNVTKETAGSGPTALNSVIAGSADFSLHGPEWTAIAFEKGAPVKTIANVVNGAAVWILADADFDYKGPESFADQTVVAGMMPTTSTSLFLKLLKESGVSQESVRMTQVQIGAEPAPFIGGQAPLAVMYEPGVDQAVAQGKKVVHSFPKEYGAYAFSTIMARSNVDAGKAQAFVNGLQKALAMIQRDPQEAARIARGQFPNLDPQVVAAAVERMVEEGVYAPSVDITEDGMNTSLGVQIALGNLGSQPEFEQFVDKQFITKALSQ from the coding sequence ATGAAGAAACTCGTCGCAGCCCTGGCATCCGCCGCCCTGCTTTCGTTCACCACCCCGGCGCTGGCGCAGGGCGGCGCCAAGACGGACGTCACCATCTCGCAGGCGTTCCAGTCGCTCCTCTACCTGCCCCTCTATGTCGGGATGGAAAAAGGCTTCTTCGCCGAGGAAGGTCTGAACGTCACCAAGGAGACGGCAGGCTCGGGGCCGACCGCGCTCAATTCGGTGATCGCCGGCAGCGCTGATTTCTCGCTGCACGGGCCGGAATGGACGGCCATCGCCTTCGAGAAGGGCGCTCCGGTCAAGACCATCGCCAACGTGGTCAACGGTGCCGCCGTCTGGATCCTGGCCGACGCGGATTTCGACTACAAGGGACCCGAGAGCTTCGCCGACCAGACCGTGGTCGCCGGGATGATGCCGACCACCAGCACCTCCCTGTTCCTCAAGCTCCTGAAGGAAAGCGGCGTTTCCCAGGAATCCGTCCGCATGACCCAGGTCCAGATCGGCGCCGAGCCGGCGCCCTTCATCGGCGGCCAGGCGCCGCTGGCCGTGATGTACGAGCCGGGCGTCGACCAGGCGGTGGCCCAGGGCAAGAAGGTGGTCCATTCCTTCCCGAAGGAATACGGCGCCTATGCCTTCTCCACCATCATGGCGCGCAGCAACGTCGATGCCGGCAAGGCTCAGGCCTTCGTGAACGGCCTGCAGAAGGCATTGGCGATGATCCAGCGGGACCCGCAGGAGGCGGCTCGGATCGCCCGGGGCCAGTTCCCCAACCTCGATCCCCAGGTCGTCGCCGCGGCGGTCGAGCGGATGGTCGAGGAAGGCGTCTACGCCCCGAGCGTGGACATCACCGAGGACGGGATGAACACCAGCCTCGGCGTGCAGATCGCGCTGGGGAACCTGGGATCGCAGCCGGAGTTCGAGCAGTTCGTGGACAAGCAGTTCATCACCAAGGCGCTTTCCCAATGA
- a CDS encoding amidase — MTAFPSTLRRIAGGAAGDAVPAALADAVRLDGRLHAFAYLPREVLPQAGGGPLAGVPVAVKDIIDTADMPTGYGSRIDPGFRPPADAWIVERIRRLGGTVIGKTVTTEFAWRNPGPTVNPHDGSRTPGGSSSGSAAAVAAGIVPLAIGTQTIGSVVRPAAFCGVVGFKPSFGAIPRTGVHPLAWSLDHVGLFTPSVADAAYALAHFAAADPSDPHGMVPDGLDGDASALPAARIAVIDPPAWDRVGPDQRAARDRAAAALAAAGAIVETIKLDGAYGRTLEDIMTVLRVEARHIFRDRVERFPDRTSRHLQALVSDGRGIDAETYAGALGRQKSLRHGMASHFDGFDAVLTVPATGEAPKGLDDTGDPALCAPWTFIGAPAITLPCAKGPNGMPLGIQLVAPWRRDARLMAVAAFAERALAS, encoded by the coding sequence ATGACGGCATTTCCCTCCACCCTCCGACGGATCGCGGGCGGTGCCGCCGGCGACGCGGTGCCTGCGGCGCTGGCGGATGCGGTCCGCCTCGACGGCCGGCTCCACGCCTTCGCATACCTGCCGCGCGAGGTGTTGCCGCAGGCCGGCGGCGGCCCGCTGGCCGGGGTACCTGTCGCGGTCAAGGACATCATCGACACCGCCGACATGCCGACCGGCTACGGCTCGCGCATCGATCCCGGTTTCCGGCCCCCGGCCGATGCCTGGATCGTCGAGCGGATCCGGCGTCTCGGCGGCACCGTGATCGGCAAGACGGTCACGACGGAGTTCGCGTGGCGCAACCCTGGCCCAACCGTCAATCCGCACGACGGGTCCCGTACGCCGGGCGGCTCGTCCAGCGGGTCGGCGGCGGCGGTCGCGGCGGGCATCGTCCCGCTGGCGATCGGCACCCAGACCATCGGATCGGTTGTCCGGCCGGCCGCCTTCTGCGGCGTGGTGGGTTTCAAGCCGAGCTTCGGCGCGATCCCGCGCACCGGCGTGCATCCCCTGGCCTGGTCGCTGGACCATGTCGGACTGTTCACCCCGTCGGTCGCGGACGCCGCCTATGCCCTCGCGCATTTCGCGGCGGCGGACCCGTCCGACCCCCACGGCATGGTTCCCGACGGCCTGGATGGGGACGCTTCCGCCCTGCCGGCGGCGCGCATCGCGGTGATCGATCCGCCGGCATGGGATCGTGTCGGTCCCGACCAGCGGGCCGCCCGCGACCGGGCCGCCGCGGCGCTGGCGGCGGCCGGTGCCATCGTCGAGACGATCAAGCTGGACGGCGCGTACGGCAGGACCCTGGAGGACATCATGACCGTGCTGAGGGTGGAGGCCCGGCACATCTTCCGGGACCGCGTCGAGCGCTTTCCGGATCGGACCAGCCGTCATCTCCAGGCCCTGGTCTCCGATGGGCGGGGCATCGACGCGGAGACCTATGCCGGGGCCCTGGGACGGCAGAAGAGCCTCCGGCACGGCATGGCCTCCCATTTCGACGGGTTCGACGCCGTCCTGACCGTTCCCGCCACGGGCGAAGCCCCGAAGGGCCTGGACGATACCGGCGACCCGGCGCTCTGCGCGCCCTGGACCTTCATCGGCGCCCCGGCGATCACCCTGCCCTGCGCCAAGGGGCCGAACGGCATGCCGCTCGGCATCCAGCTGGTGGCGCCCTGGCGGCGGGATGCCCGGCTCATGGCCGTCGCCGCCTTCGCCGAGCGCGCCTTGGCATCCTGA
- a CDS encoding c-type cytochrome, whose protein sequence is MAGFSWKAALLPGLAAAVLVTAGSQARSGDPAAGKRLAERWCSSCHVVSGAGTDAVPSLERIARGMPSGEGEPGTARVRRWLADPHPPMPNLSLTDAEIADVAAYLETLAR, encoded by the coding sequence ATGGCAGGATTTTCCTGGAAGGCCGCGTTGCTGCCGGGCTTGGCGGCAGCCGTCCTCGTCACCGCCGGAAGCCAGGCGCGGAGCGGAGATCCCGCCGCCGGGAAACGCCTGGCCGAGCGATGGTGCTCGTCCTGCCATGTCGTCTCCGGAGCCGGGACCGACGCGGTCCCGAGCCTGGAGCGGATCGCCAGGGGCATGCCCTCCGGCGAGGGTGAGCCCGGCACCGCCCGCGTGAGGCGGTGGCTGGCCGACCCGCATCCGCCGATGCCGAACCTCTCCCTGACGGATGCCGAGATCGCCGACGTCGCGGCCTATCTCGAAACCCTGGCGCGCTGA
- a CDS encoding LysR family transcriptional regulator translates to MAQQRELDKLGNQLDWNLLRTFMVIVQEGSITAAANRLFLTQPAVSLALKRLEARLGREMIERGQGRFRVTEAGETIYREVVDIYGTISRFGILVREIHEEISGHVRIFMTSRIQTVLFDRVLTEFHARYPKVTFRIDVIPSTDIHIALQQKIGTLGICLMREPIPGLRSEVLIHQTYHLYCGRGHRFYGTEGLDVADLRKEDFVSFTTDQIDGTLSPLAVFRAREGFGGRIVGASANLEEVRRMIVCGLGLGPLPEHTAARDVADGELWELPPYEGVAPVDVHLIWNPQSKFNRAEIAFREMLLAEIRDLPVDRRLPT, encoded by the coding sequence ATGGCGCAGCAGCGCGAACTGGACAAGCTCGGCAACCAGCTCGACTGGAACCTCCTGCGGACCTTCATGGTGATCGTGCAGGAGGGCAGCATAACGGCTGCCGCGAACCGCCTGTTCCTGACCCAGCCCGCGGTGAGCCTGGCGCTGAAGAGGCTGGAGGCGCGCCTGGGGCGGGAGATGATCGAGCGCGGACAGGGCCGTTTCCGCGTCACCGAGGCGGGCGAGACGATCTACCGGGAGGTCGTGGACATCTACGGCACGATCAGCCGCTTCGGCATCCTGGTGCGGGAGATCCACGAGGAGATTTCCGGCCATGTCAGGATCTTCATGACCAGCCGCATCCAGACGGTGCTGTTCGACCGCGTGCTGACGGAGTTCCACGCCCGCTACCCGAAGGTCACGTTCCGCATCGACGTCATCCCCTCGACCGACATCCATATCGCGTTGCAGCAGAAGATCGGCACGCTGGGCATCTGCCTGATGCGGGAGCCCATCCCGGGATTGCGGAGCGAGGTGCTGATCCATCAGACCTATCACCTGTATTGCGGGCGCGGCCATCGGTTCTACGGCACCGAGGGCCTCGACGTCGCCGACCTGCGGAAGGAGGATTTCGTGTCCTTCACCACCGACCAGATCGACGGCACCCTGTCGCCGCTGGCGGTGTTCCGCGCGCGGGAGGGTTTCGGCGGCCGGATCGTCGGCGCCTCGGCTAACCTGGAGGAGGTGCGGCGCATGATCGTCTGCGGCCTCGGCCTCGGCCCGCTGCCGGAGCATACCGCCGCCCGCGACGTCGCCGACGGCGAGCTGTGGGAACTGCCGCCCTACGAAGGGGTGGCCCCGGTGGACGTCCACCTGATCTGGAACCCGCAGTCGAAGTTCAACCGGGCGGAGATCGCGTTCCGCGAGATGCTCCTCGCCGAGATCCGGGACCTGCCGGTCGACCGGCGCCTGCCGACCTGA
- a CDS encoding class II aldolase/adducin family protein has translation MASKQDKVSPAEWKTRVDLAAAYRLFHLLGMTDLIYTHMSARVPDQEGRFLINPYGLMFHEVTASNLIKVDGDGNLAEDCEGEANPAGFTIHSALHMARPDVGCAIHLHTHAGMAVSAQADGLLPITQHSLRWYGRIAYHDYEGIALDHAERERLARDLGNHHSMILRNHGLLTVGRDVPEAAVLMYYLEQSCRTQIAALSGGRPLVTPSPEVCEHTARQYEKAYPRAGVLEWGPLLRWVDGKSGDGYRA, from the coding sequence ATGGCCTCGAAACAGGACAAGGTGTCGCCCGCGGAGTGGAAGACCCGCGTCGATCTCGCGGCAGCCTATCGACTGTTTCACCTGCTCGGCATGACCGACCTGATCTACACCCACATGTCGGCGCGCGTGCCCGACCAGGAAGGCCGCTTCCTGATCAACCCCTATGGCCTGATGTTCCACGAGGTCACCGCGTCCAACCTGATCAAGGTGGACGGCGACGGGAACCTGGCCGAGGACTGCGAGGGCGAGGCCAACCCGGCCGGCTTCACCATCCACTCGGCCCTGCACATGGCGAGGCCGGACGTCGGGTGCGCGATCCACCTGCACACCCATGCCGGCATGGCGGTCAGCGCGCAGGCGGACGGGCTGCTGCCGATCACCCAGCATTCGCTCCGCTGGTACGGCCGCATCGCCTATCACGACTACGAGGGCATCGCGCTGGATCATGCCGAGCGCGAGCGGCTGGCCCGCGACCTGGGGAACCACCATTCCATGATCCTGCGCAACCACGGCCTGCTGACGGTCGGCCGTGACGTGCCGGAGGCGGCGGTGTTGATGTATTACCTGGAGCAGAGCTGCCGGACCCAGATCGCGGCGCTGTCCGGCGGCCGGCCGCTGGTGACGCCGTCGCCGGAGGTCTGCGAGCACACCGCCCGGCAGTACGAGAAGGCCTATCCCCGCGCCGGCGTCCTCGAATGGGGTCCCCTGCTGCGCTGGGTCGATGGCAAAAGCGGCGACGGCTACCGGGCCTGA